Genomic window (Syntrophaceae bacterium):
GATGCACGAGATGGGAAACCGGTGGAACCGGCCCTACCGGAAGTCGGCCCGCATCGTCGGCGACATCATCGGCAAGTACCACCCCCACGGAGATTCCGCGGCCTACGACACGATCGTGCGCATGGCACAGGACTTCTCGATGCGCTACCCGCTCATCGACGGCCAGGGCAACTTCGGCTCCGTCGACGGCGACCCGCCGGCGGCGATGCGGTACACGGAAATCCGGATGGCCCGGATCGCCGAGGAGCTCCTGGAGGACCTCGACAAGAACACCGTCGACTTCGTGCCCAACTACGACGGCTCCCTGGAAGAGCCCGTGGTGCTGCCCTCGCGGCTGCCGATGCTGCTCCTGAACGGAACCTCCGGGATCGCTGTCGGGGTCGCCACGAACATCCCGCCGCACAACCTGGGCGAGGTCGTCGACGGCACGGTGGCCCTCATCCGCAACCCCGACATCTCCGTCGAGGAGCTCATGCAGCACATCCAGGGACCCGACTTCCCCACGGCGGGCTTCATCAACGGCCGCGACGGGATCCTCTCGGCCTACCGGACGGGTCGCGGCACCGTGCGCATCCGCGCGCGGGCCATGGTCGAGCGGGCCCACCGCACCGAGCGCGAGAGCATCGTCATCACGCAGCTGCCCTACCTGGTCAACAAGGCGAGCCTCATCGAGAAGATCTCCGAGCTCGTCAAGGAGCGCAAGATCGAGGGCATCGCCGACCTGCGCGACGAGTCGGACCGCGACGGCATCCGCATTGTCATCGATCTCAAGCGCGACGAGGTCTCCGGCGTCATCCTCAACCAGCTCTTCAAGCACACCCAGATGGAGAGCACCTTCGGGATCAGCATGCTGGCCATCGACGCCGGGCAGCCGCGGGTCATGAACCTCAAGGAGATGCTCCAGCGCTTCGTCGATTTCCGGAAGACCGTCGTCACGCGCAGGACGATCTTCGAGCTCAACAAGGCCAGCGAGCGGGCCCATATCCTCGAGGGGCTCATCACGGCGCTGGACCACATCGACGCCGTCGTGGCCCTCATCAAGGCCTCCGAGGACCCGCAGGCGGCCGCGGCCGGCCTCATGTCGACCTTCGGCCTCTCCGAGGTGCAGGCCAAGGCGATTCTGGAGATGCGCCTGCAGCGACTCACGGGGCTCGAGCGCGGCAAGATCCTCGCGGAGCACGCCGAGCTCACACAGCTCATCGCGAAGCTCAAGGGGATCCTCGAGGATCCCCAGAAGGTCCTCGACATCATCGTGGAGGAGCTCCTGGACTCCAAGAAGCGTTTCGGCGACGAGCGCCGGACGGAAATCGTCGAGTCGACGGAGGACATCGACATCGAGGACCTGATCGTCGAGGAGGACATGGTCGTCACCGTGTCCCACCAGGGCTACATCAAGCGCAACGCCGCCAGCCTCTACCGGATCCAGCGCCGCGGCGGCAAGGGCAAGGTCGGGATGACCACGAAGGAGGAGGACTTCGTGGAGCACATCTTCATCGCCTCGACGCATCACTACATCCTCATCTTCACGAACCAGGGACGCGTCTACTGGCTCAAGGTCTACCAGATCCCCCAGGCGGGGCGCGCCGCCAAGGGGAAGGCGATCGTGAACCTCGTCAACATGAACCCCGGCGAGAAGGTGGCCGCCATTCTCCCCGTGCGCGACTTCGAGGACAACCGGTTCGTCGTCATGGCCACCAAGAAGGGCATCATCAAGAAGACGGAGCTTGCGGCCTTCTCCAACCCGCGCACCGGGGGCATCATCGCGATCAACGTCGAGGCCGGCGACGAACTCATGGACGTCAAGCAGACCAACGGATCCCAGGAGATCTTCCTCGGGACCCGCAAGGGCATGGCCATCCGCTTCAAGGAGGACGACGTCCGCCCCATGGGCCGCACGGCCACGGGCGTCATCGGGATCCGGATGGACGACGACGACTACGTGGTGGGCATGGAAATCCTCACCGAGGGCAATTCCATCATGACCGTCTCCGAGCGCGGCTTCGGCAAGCGCACCGAGATCGAGGAGTACCGCCTCCAGAGCCGGGGCGGCAAGGGAATCCTGAATCTCAAGACCACCCCGCGGATCGGCCTCGTCTCGGGCATCCGCCAGGTGACGGGCAACGAGGACCTGATGCTCATCAGCGACTCGGGGAACATCATCCGAATCCGCGTCGACGAGGTCCCCGTGCTGCACCGCGTGACCCAGGGCGTGAAGCTCATCGACCTCGAGGAGGGCGAGAACTTCTCCGGCATCGCCCGGGTGGAGCGCGAGAGCGACGCCCGCGGCGGGGATGACTCCGCCGAGGGGGAAACGCTGTTCGACGCGGAGGACGACGGACGGGAGGCCTGATCCCGCGCACCGGGGCGCCTGCGCTTTCCGCCAGGAGTGAACGACGATGGATTTCAAATATCTGCAGGAGTTTTTCTGGCCCGCCGTCAAGGACCTGGAGTCGGCGAAAAAGGCCGCCGAGCAGGGCTTCCTGGCGGCCGTCCTGTACCTGATTCTTTCCTTCGGGGCCGTGCTGACATCGCAGCCGCAGAAGCTGCTGGACGTTGTCGTCGTCGCGATCTGCGGCTACCTTGCGAAAAGGAAGCAGTCCCGCTTCGCAGCGGTCATCGGGGCCCTCATGATGGCGCCGGAGGTCCTCTTCTCCCTGCAGGGCGGAGACCTGCTGCGCATACTGACGGCGGGGATCCTGCTGCTGCTGTTCGTCAACGCCGTCCGGGGGACGTTTATGTACCAGCGGTTTGCGAAGGCGGGGCCACCGCAGCCGACGGTCGAGATCATCCCGCCGGGTCCTGCCGACGGTCCCCGGGAGCAGACAGACGATGTGCAAAAGGGCGCTGGAGGGAAAGGGGCGGGACCGGGAAGGGATCCGAACGGATGAAATCAGGTTGCCGGCCGGTGAACGGACGGCAGGCCGGAAAGGAGACCGCCATGTCGGAAAAGGAGACCTGTTCCAAGTGCAGCAGCAAGGACGATCTGAAAGCCTGTTATTCCTGCGCGAAAAAGGTCTGCAAGGACCATCGCAAGTTCGTCAGCGCCCATTACTACTGCACGGACTGTGCGCCCGACAACTGATCGATTGAACGGGCTTTCCCATTCCGCGGCAGATTCCCTGCCGGCCTTATCGTCCGACAGCGGATCGCTCTCACCTCCTCGATGATCTCCTTTCCCGGCGGGCCCGGTTTGCCGTCGAAAAGCCCGTGCCTCAAGCAGGACCGCGGATTTGACCGCCGCCCGGTTCAAGAGGGTTCGTGTGCCGCTGCGTCCCGGCGGGAAGGCTTCAGCCGATCCGAGGCTCCCGCGGGGAGACCCGGCGGTATCCGTCCCCGCTATCTGCCCATGCCGTGACTCGGCGCCGTCGGGGCCGCGGCGGGCGGCTGGCTGACCCATGATGTCGTGTCGATCGTGAAGGCGCGGCCCGTGTAGATCAGGTAGCTGCGGTCGAACTCCAGCGCCTTGAGGTTCCCCGCGAACCTCGGTTTTGCAAGGATCAGGAACTGCATCGGCCTCTGGAAGCTGAAGATGAGCCCCACGTATGGGTTGCCGGCGTAAGGCCCGAAGACCCCCTGGACGGACCGGTCCGACGCGGGGAGCTTCTCGAACCGCACCGTGTTGTAGCCTTTCCGGAACGTCATGGACGACGGGATGACGATCCTCTCCATGTCCAGCACGGGCGCGATGGCGGGGGACGCCTCGCTCACCTGCACGACGTCCGGGTTGACCCGGGCGGTGTAGCCGATCTTGAGTTTCCTGATGAAATAGGTGCCGGCCTTCTTGACTTTCGCTGAGAACCGGCCCTGCCGGTCCGTGGAGGTGTCCGCTACGACCTGCCCGCCTTCGTCCGTTATGGAGATGCTCACGCCCTCCAGCCCCTCTCCCGAGGGAATCTCCCGTACCGTGCCGTCGATCGAGAACTCCGTCACCGGCGGCGGAACGGGCCCGTCCGGTCCGTACTTGATCAGGACGGCATCGATCGAACCGTTGCCTTGCCCGGCCAGGGTTCCCTCTGTGGCGCCGGCCAGATAAACGTTACCCGAGCCGTCGACGGCTGCCGCGTAAGACCAGTCCTGCATCGGAGAACCCAGCTGCCGGGTGAAGACCCTGCGGCCGTCCTCCGATGCAAGGCGGGTGAGGAAGATATCGTAGTTGCCGAGGGGCCGCTGCCCTTCGAGGCCATGACCGGAGGAGGGGTGGCCCGTGATGCCGGTGACGTAAATGCTGTTTTCCGCGTCGAAGGCGACCCCGTAGGCGCAATCATTCGAATCCGTTCCGTACTGGACGGACCAAAGCTTCGTCAGCCCCGACGTGAACTTCATGACGACGATATCCTCTCCTCCCGACCAGGCGTTTCCGTCGAAGGATCCCAGAGTCGAGCCTGCAACGGCGACGTTGCCCCGGCTGTCCACGGCGATCGCCCTGCCGACAACGCTTTCACTGCCGGCCCTGGGCCCGGCGAGAACGGCGGTTCTCCACCTCTCGAGCCATATGTCGAACTTGGCGACAAACATCGACGCGCTGTCCGCTCCTTGGGCGATACCCGTCACGAACAGATAATCGTTCGACGTGCTGACGTCGACGGCAACCCCGTAGGCGGAGGTACCGTTCGGATGAGACGCGATGCTGAATTGGGGAATGGTCGGCCAAAGAAGACCCGTGCCGTCAAACCGCGCAATAAAGGCATCGCGACCGTTGTCCGGGGTCGACGTTCCGTCGAGGGATCCTGCCGTCGATCCCACGATGTAGACGAGGCCGCTGCGATCGACCGCCACACCGTTGGCGAAGTCATCTTCCGAAGAACCGACCTGCCGGACCCACTGGACCGAACCGCTCTCGTGAATCTTTGCCAGGAATGCGTCCGCGTCGGATTCTCCGGCGGTTCTCGGCCGGCCGGCGTTGGGAATGCTTCCGCGCGTCCACCCTGCGACGTACACCGATGTGACGCCCCTGAGGTTGTTTACGGCAATCGCCGTGACGACATCATCCGCCGCTGACCCGAACTGGACGACCCAGAGGATCTCGCCGTCCGCATTGAGCTTGGCCAGGAAGGCATCAGAACCGCCCTTATTCGTGTTTGCGGTTCCGTCGGGAGCGGTGCCGATTGCGCCGTGGGTTGTGCCTGCCACGAAGACATTGCCGAGGCCGTCTGCGCCGGCTCCCTTGATGTAATCAATCTGGGCAGAGCCGAACTGCCTGATAGACAGCGGGGCGCTCTGCGCGTGAGCGGACAATGCGGCGAAAAGTGACAGCAGAGTGACGGCGAGGACGAGACAGCGGGTTTTCATGGCTTCCCTCCAGAGTTGCCCGGCGGCTCCGTGTCGAGCACGTGCGCGGGTGATCTTGACGGGAACGGGGCAGTCGCGAACTGATGGGATTTGCAGGGCGGGGTGCCTCAGGCAGCCCCCCGGGACCGGGAGCCCCGGATCCGGAGGGCGCTTGGCTCGCCTGGCAGCCCTGCCGCCCTATCCCGCGAGCCCGCGGGACGTAGGCCATAGGCTTTGCGTCCCATCCTTTCGGACGGTTTGCCCTTTTCAGGCGCGTCAATTCCTTCGTCTCCTCCATCGGCAGGCATGGGGCGAAACTTTAGCAGATCCCGCGAAACCCGTTGCCGAGTGTGGTACGGTTATTGCTATTCTGCACGGTGTGGACGCTGCGGCGACAGCCGGAACGAGCCCGATTGGTCGCAGTGCGCTTTGACCGGCAACGAGGCACCGATTCCTTGAGTTTGAGACCCCGGCTGGGCCATTCCAATCGCGGGAGGCAGTAGGGATATGAACCTGAGAGAATCGACGGCTGCACGATCTCCGATCGCAAGGGGAGGAGTCATGGTCCAAAGGCCCAAAGTGCTCATGATCGACGACAACAAGGAAATCTGCCGTCTGATGAAGGAATACCTCGAAAAGACGGGGAAATACGAAGTGACGACGTTCACCGACGCAAGGATGGGGGTCCGTTACGCCCAGATCGAAAGGCCCGACGTGATCCTGCTGGACCTCATGATGCCCGACATGGACGGCACGGAAGCCGCCGAATGCCTCCTCGACGACGAGGGGACCCGGAACATCCCTCTCATTTTTATCACGGCGGCGATCAAGAAGGACGAGGCGGAGGAGCGCTTGGGACAGATTCACGGCCACCCGATCCTTGCCAAGCCCGTCACCCCCGTCGAGGTCATGAACGAGATCGACAAAGTCCTCGCCCTGGCCTGAGGGCCGCCTCCGGCAGAAAAAAAGGCAGAGCCTCTCTCGGGGCGCTGCCTTTTTTTGTCCCTCTGCCTTCGCCGTTCAGCTCTTCATGGCCGCCACGGCATCCTCGAGGCTGATGACCCCCTGGAGCATCTTGTTGATCGCATCCTGCTTCAGGGGCCGGAAGCTGCCGTCCCGCTCCCCGGCGGCCCGGATCCCGGCCGCGTCGGCGCCCTTGAGGATCAGCTCCTGCAGCCCGTTGTGGTTGAAGAGGATCTCGAAGAGGGCCGTTCGGCCCTTGTAGCCCGAGTTCCTGCAGGCCGGGCATCCAGTCCCCCGGAAGAAACGCCCGCCCGCCAGCGACTCGAGACCCACGGAGGCCAGGACCTGCTCGGAGGGTTCGTAGGGCTCCCGGCAGGCGGGGCAGATCGTTCGCACAAGTCGCTGGGCGATTGACGCCGAGAGGGCCGCCGCCGCGGGGAACCGCTCCACGCCCAACTCGATGAGGCGGGCGACGGCGCCCGCCGCATCCGGCGCCTGCAGGGTGCTGAGGAACCGGTGGTTCGAGATGGCCGCCTGGACGGCCAGCACTGCCGACTCGCCGTCCCGGATCTCCTCCAGGTAGACCACGTCGGGCTCCTGTTTCAGGATGAGCCGCAGGCTCGCCGCCAGGGTCACGCCGGCGGAGCGGTTGAATTCGATCTGCGTCACGCCGGCCAGCGGGTACTTGACGGGATCTTCCAGCGTGACGATCTCGGCCTCGGCCTTCGCCAACCGCCGGAGCATGGCGTACAGGGTGGTGCTCTTGCCGCTCCCCTCGGGGCCCGACACGAGAATCAGCCCCTGCCGCTTTTCCAGGATCTCATTCAGGCCGTCGAGGTCCTTCGGTGCGAGGCCCAGCTGCTCCAGGCCGATGGAATTCGTGCTGAGATCCGTCAGGTGCAGGATGAGACTCTCTCCGTGAATGCTCGGGATCGAGGAGACGACCACGCTGATGTCCCGGTCCCCGACCCGTTCGATGTAGCGCCCTTCCTGGGGTACCCCGCGCACGCTGCCGTCGATGTTCGCGAGATCCTTGACCCAGCTGATCACGGGGATCGACATCGATTTCGGCAGATCCGGCAGATCGTGGGTCGTCCCGTTGACGCGGAAGCGGACGCG
Coding sequences:
- a CDS encoding response regulator — its product is MVQRPKVLMIDDNKEICRLMKEYLEKTGKYEVTTFTDARMGVRYAQIERPDVILLDLMMPDMDGTEAAECLLDDEGTRNIPLIFITAAIKKDEAEERLGQIHGHPILAKPVTPVEVMNEIDKVLALA
- the gyrA gene encoding DNA gyrase subunit A produces the protein MELYQKNIPVNIEDEMKKSYMDYAMSVIIGRAIPDVRDGLKPVHRRALFAMHEMGNRWNRPYRKSARIVGDIIGKYHPHGDSAAYDTIVRMAQDFSMRYPLIDGQGNFGSVDGDPPAAMRYTEIRMARIAEELLEDLDKNTVDFVPNYDGSLEEPVVLPSRLPMLLLNGTSGIAVGVATNIPPHNLGEVVDGTVALIRNPDISVEELMQHIQGPDFPTAGFINGRDGILSAYRTGRGTVRIRARAMVERAHRTERESIVITQLPYLVNKASLIEKISELVKERKIEGIADLRDESDRDGIRIVIDLKRDEVSGVILNQLFKHTQMESTFGISMLAIDAGQPRVMNLKEMLQRFVDFRKTVVTRRTIFELNKASERAHILEGLITALDHIDAVVALIKASEDPQAAAAGLMSTFGLSEVQAKAILEMRLQRLTGLERGKILAEHAELTQLIAKLKGILEDPQKVLDIIVEELLDSKKRFGDERRTEIVESTEDIDIEDLIVEEDMVVTVSHQGYIKRNAASLYRIQRRGGKGKVGMTTKEEDFVEHIFIASTHHYILIFTNQGRVYWLKVYQIPQAGRAAKGKAIVNLVNMNPGEKVAAILPVRDFEDNRFVVMATKKGIIKKTELAAFSNPRTGGIIAINVEAGDELMDVKQTNGSQEIFLGTRKGMAIRFKEDDVRPMGRTATGVIGIRMDDDDYVVGMEILTEGNSIMTVSERGFGKRTEIEEYRLQSRGGKGILNLKTTPRIGLVSGIRQVTGNEDLMLISDSGNIIRIRVDEVPVLHRVTQGVKLIDLEEGENFSGIARVERESDARGGDDSAEGETLFDAEDDGREA